The sequence CCATGATAACTAGCAGTTAATTGTGGAATTAAATACCAAAGCGACGATCACGGGTTAAGAAAAACAATTAAACCAACTGAAGTTCTCCAAGAACATAAAAACCCACAATATCCCAGAGCCCACAATCACACCAGGCCTGTTGAAATCGGCGTTGCATATACGTATATGTAAGGGGTTCGATTCGTCAAAGACATTTCCCTTCAACATGGAGAGTCATTCCTGCAACGAGACAATAACACGCTAAATTCAAGACACAATCCCTTTAGTCCTAACCTGTCATTTGTAAAATTTGGAAATTAGGACAAATCTGCCGCGCAACAAATCAACCCCCTCCCACCGGCAGCAGCCTCGCCAATCGATGAACGATCGAGGCATCCGGTCGATTGGCTCTAGCCTGGATTTGTTAGGTCTGAAAGCGTCAACGTCAGAATTGGAATGTGTCAAGGGAGCAAGATAAGACAAGTGACATTTCAACCTACACGGAACTGTTTAACGCTTCGAAATGGGATATTTTGGACATCTCTCAAAAGAAGGACATAACCAGAGACATTATAACAATAACTTATAATTATATCGAAATAAATACTTgcttttatatggcacctttcacaCAGGAGGACATCTCAAAGTTTATcaggtacttttgaaatgtagtcactgtcgtGTCGGAATTAAAGTGGTAGCCGATATGCATTTGGAAACCACTCACAAACAGCTAATAACTAAATACATAAAACATAATAACTAAATtatgttttttgtgatgttgtctATTAAATGACTCCCCACTTTTCTTTCAAATCGATGCATGGGATATTTTACTTCCATCTTGGGAGGACAGTTTGTTTAATTTGAAAGAACACAACAGCTCAGCGCTCATTCTGTACTGCACTGCCttgtttttgtgctcaagtcctggagcggGTCCATCTGAACCGGCAACCATCTGACTCAGAGAGTTACCAACTGCATCACTGTTGGTGCTAGGGGTGTGGAcgggacagagtttgtaaggagtttgtactggatctggcattggggaatgaacccagccaggtggtcgacgcagtggcggactgggtctaaaaatattggttgccaggagacaaagggggcccacccacaactacaatgctatcatttaattttcataatgaataaataaaattttcaaaaattacatatggaaaaaagggtacaattaaaatgtttgtggaaaaaatgtgtatttcttagtaattacagtgtacatgtactgtacatattactggcagtagataccaaatgtgaatacagaatgttataattgaatttttttttaattttaagtaattggttgatatttttaaatagtttactgcagaatttacacattaacagatagttcaaaagcacaatagagcattgcatgcagtccactatattaagagcaatcgtttgtgttcgctagatgattgtgcgaatctgccaataattgcttctgcatccaattcatctaacaattccttttcaatggatagcaagatgtatgattccaaattctcatcagacagcgaatttcggaaccttgtctttatgatctttagctttgaaaatgtcctctcacattggacttgagtaactgatagtgtgcagatgactttataaagttcataaaagttatcatatgccttgtcatgaagtctgttggatgtcagaatttttagtacacacgatgggcaagtgctgcaaattttacaattgttgcaactggaatccatattttcaccatcattaagcaatagctttaatacgtcaaagtttgaagcaaaagaaaacaattccaatattacttgatctttgctgatttgtggaaacagcttaataataccttccaatgcttcatcttcaaggcccttctctgcaatagttttaaactttgctgggtccaagcaagacaaatctttatacaactgtttgtgttgtacaaagcgtgattctagtgactggacaatgcaatccattattaggttaaacacatttactcaaaaatcagctagagaatctgaggaatttctttcatcatcaataagctcatctgccattcttttcttcttcctctgcctcttaactggcaatgctgtttccaatgcatcaatttccaatgtttgattttcatccatattcatctgtgaaatcctgtcattacatttatttacaaattccaaagccttgctgtgaacgttatcaaatgttcttgtctgttccttcaactttgttgtagctgaatctaccaaactccatgcagtaaacatatctaaaccacttgtctgtagataacttgataacggggttgtagtttcaaatatatacaagtaagtaaatgctgtcaatatggtttcaaactttagaagactttgaagtaaaacatttgcttcatgttttgtttttgcatcaaacttttctgaatcttgtatcattgataagcatgtcaatagatttacgaaagtactggcagcggcttaatcaaaacgtccaaatatagttgttgctgcattggattttcctgaccatctggtctcaccaattagctttaatcatttcattttttcttgtcctagatgttttccaacaacttctatccatacagccattctcttgtatgatgctttcacaaaagttgctatattctggagcaaattgaaaaaagaaactgcaggcacacaacattttgttgtttcagttatcaccaaattcaagacatgggcatagcaccatatatgaacatgttgatcagccacatcagcaattttactttgtaaaccattatactggccatggtagcttgcagcgccatctgtgctatcagataaacatttttgggggccccggaccgatgtaccggctgaaccaagagcttgatatcctttgaagttgccgaccatctcaaatcacgaattgtaactttatctttaaattcacacactcttgctgaaaacatggaatttccttaattatgcccgacccgggcccccctattccacatccttccactacctcccctgcttcgttccttttcatgcactgcttatttgtgtcctgttccctttttttcttattcctttttattactaaaacagttgtctgtgtttgtttctttattgcatttttatttgatatagggggcccacttcatcaggggcccacttgccgtcgggcaagctgacaccctggccagtccgccactgggtcaacgtttcagtaggggagcagttcaggaacagtgaccacaattcagtaaactTTAAGGTGCTGATGGATAAAGATAAGTGTAGTccggtgctaaattgggggaaggctaattacaataaTATtaagcaggaactgaagaatgtaggttgggggcagatgtttgagggcaaatcaacatctggcacgtgggaggctttcaagagtAAGttgaaggaattcaggactggcatattcctgtaaggatgaaggataagtatggcgaATTTCAGAAAacctggataacgagagatattgtgaacctagtcaaaaagaaaaaggaagtatTTGTCAAGGCGAGGAGGCAGGGAACACAAATCAaatgtggaatacaaggaaagtagaaagaaacttaagcaaggagtcaggagggataaaaggggtcacaaaaaataattggccagcaggattaaggaaaatcccaaggcttttcatacatatataaagagcaagagggtagccagggagagggttggcccactcaaggatagGGAaaggaatctatgcgtggagccagaggaaatgggtgaggtattattatagaatttacagtgcagaaggaggccattcggcccatcgagtctgcaccggctcctggaaagagcacccgacccaaggtcaacacctccaccctattcccataacccagtaaccccacccaacactaagggcaattttgtacacaatgggcaatttatcatggccaatccacctaacctgcacatctttggactgtgggaggaaaccggagcacccggaggaaacccatgcacacacagggaggatgtgcagactccgcacagacagtgacccaagccggaatcgaacctgggaccctggagctgtgaagcaattgtgctatccacaatgctaccgtgctgcccaaattaaatGAGGTATTAATTTgagtcagtattcaccaaagagaaggacttggtggatgatgcgTCTGGGGAAGAGTGTGTAGATTGTTTGGGTCTTGTTGAGAtttaaaaggaggaggtattgggggtcttgaaaaacattaaggtagacaagtccccagggcctgatgggatatactccAGAATACCGAGAGAGGAAATTtctggggccttgagagaaagctttgtatcctcactggctgcaggggttgtcccagaggattggagaatagcctatattgttcctctgtttaagtaggatagcaaggataatccaggtaattacaggccggtgagccttacatcagttatagggaaattattggagaggattcttcgagacaagatttactcccatttggaaataagtggacgtattagtgagaggcaacatggttttgtgaaggggaggtcgtgtctcactaacttgatcgagtttttcgaggaagtgatgaagataattgatgagggtaggacagtggatgttgtctacatggacttcagtaaggcctttgacaaggtccctcatggcagcctGGTGCAGAAGGTAAAGTTgcacgggatcagagatgagctggcaaggtggatacagaactggctcagtcatagaagacagagggtagcagtggaagggtgacggctgtgactagtggcgttcctcagggatcagtgctgggacctttgctgtttgtaatatatataaatgatttggagaaaaatgtaactggtttgattagtaagtttgcggacgacacaaagtttggtgaattgcggatagcgatgaggactcaaATGATACAGCAGGATATGGATCTGTtgggagacttgggtggagagatggcaggtgaagtttaatctggacaaatgtgaggtacattttggaaggtctaatacagatgggaaatatacagtaaatggcagaactcttaagagtattgataggcagagggatctgggtgcataggtactgaaagtggcaacgcaggtggagaaggtcaagaaggcatacggcatgcttgccttcattggtcggggcattgagtttaaaaattgggaagtcatgttgcagctttatagaaccttagttaggctgcacttggaatatagtgtttagttctggtcgccacactaccagaaggatgtggagactttgtttttttttttaatttttcaagtTTTTTTTCAGCATTTATTCCATTTTAGTGAATCATTTATCACTTGTCAGTTTACTTAATCACCCAGGCCTTTTTTTTCCAACTCCTAAGtctaatttcaaaataaaaatgacaCATGGTGCAAATAGTCAACTAATTCCATCTTCTGATCATCTTCCAACCTTTCCCAGCCTGTGATCAGTTTTGGGATCAGCTATTATTGACTGAACAGCTACAATGGCTTCATTAATCTTGGTCTGAAGGTCTCGTAGCTCCTCTATATGCAGCAACCGGAGGACTCGTGCAGCCTCATTCAAGGTGGCATCTCCAGTATCAAAGCCAAGTAAATGCTTTTCCAGAGATACAGTTAAACCCTCTTTTGATCGGTTTGCTTTTGCAATGGCCTCCGGACTTAGTCGCTCTTGCACCAAAATGCGAATAGCCTGCAACATTATCAGATAGTCATCGTGGCGCTGGATTTGTAAAAGGTTAGCCAATGCCATCACACCAGCCTTAAAGTCAGCGTTGTTAATATCCAGATTAACAAGTGGATCGGTGCCTTTAGTAGCATCCTTTTTTACACTTTCTGCTGTACAATTCTTGTATTTATCTACATTATCTGAATATTCAAGTCTCACAGCCAAGCCCAGAAGCCAGTCAATATTTTCCTGTCTTTCCTGAGCCTTGAATGGACAGTTTACATCTGCCAGATActtttcaaagcttttaggccaTTCATTACTGTGCACATTTCGAAGGTTGCCTCTCTCTTCAATCTTGTAATGTCTTACCTTCTGATCTTCAAGCCACACAATTAAATTTctaaattccacctcatctttACAGTCAAACACGCCGCTGTTATGATACTCGAGAGCCGACAGTTTCCTCCGAAACATTTTAGCATCCACCACGCAACTCGCCAACAATGGCTGGGAACGTCAACGCGTCACACTCGGATGTGGAGACTTTgttgagggtgcagaaaagatttaccaggatgttgcctggtatc comes from Scyliorhinus canicula chromosome 1, sScyCan1.1, whole genome shotgun sequence and encodes:
- the LOC119961936 gene encoding RNA transcription, translation and transport factor protein-like, which produces MFRRKLSALEYHNSGVFDCKDEVEFRNLIVWLEDQKVRHYKIEERGNLRNVHSNEWPKSFEKYLADVNCPFKAQERQENIDWLLGLAVRLEYSDNVDKYKNCTAESVKKDATKGTDPLVNLDINNADFKAGVMALANLLQIQRHDDYLIMLQAIRILVQERLSPEAIAKANRSKEGLTVSLEKHLLGFDTGDATLNEAARVLRLLHIEELRDLQTKINEAIVAVQSIIADPKTDHRLGKVGR